The region CTCTTTAAGCTTGTCTATATATTGAACTGCCATCATATCATAAAGATTTTTTTTAGTTTTGAATTTCCGGAACAAAGTCTTCTCATTGAACCCTGCTTCTTCTGCAATGGCTATAGTAGTAGCAGATTCATATCCTTTTTTTGAAAATAATTTTAAGGCAGCATCCAAAATTTTTTGTTCAGTTTCATCTGTCATATAGTCAACTGTATTTTTTTAAGACTTTAAATTTTGTGAATTAATTTCAAAAAAATGATGGATTAAATGGGAATAATAAGTTATAATTGATTTTATAACAAAATAGCTTAAAAAAATTAATAAAATAAAAAAAGAGATGAAATATTTATTTAACCTGGAAGGTTATCATTTATATAGTCATCATATCCTTTAAGGTCAAGCATTCCATGCCCTGAGAAGTTAATTATAATGTTTTTCTCTTCTTTATTCTTTTTACATTCTAATGCTTCATCCATACCTACTTTTATGGCGTGACATGTCTCTGGAGCTGGAACTACTCCTTCACATTTAGCAAAAGTGGTACCGCTCTTGAATATGTCATTTTGACCTACGGAACGTGCCTCTATAATGCCTTCATGTAAAAGCAATGATACCTGCGATGACATTCCATGGTAACGTAAGCCTCCTGCATGCACAGATGGAGGTACAAATTCATGTCCAAGGGTATACATCTTGAGAAGCGGTGTTAAGCCTGCTGTATCTCCAAAGTCGTACATATATTCTCCTTTGGTAAGAGTAGGGCATGATGAAGGTTCTGCTGCAATGAACTTGCAATTAATCTTTCCATCGAGCTGGTCTTTAACAAAGGGGAATGTAGCTCCAGCAAAATTACTTCCACCACCTACACATCCAACAATCACATCAGGATCTTCCCCTATTTTTTCCATCTGTTTTTTGGTTTCAAGACCTATAACTGTCTGATGCAACATAACGTGGTTTAAAACACTTCCAAGTGAATAATAAGTACTATCGTCATTTAATGCATCTTCCATAGCTTCAGAAATTGCAATTCCAAGGGAACCAGGATGGTTAGGGTCATTAGCTAATATTTTTCTTCCAAATTCAGTCTTATTACTTGGTGAGGGTATAACTTCTCCATCATAAATCTGCATAATTGTTTTCCTGTAAGGTTTTTGTGTAAATGAAACATTAACCATGTAAACAGTACAATCAAGACCAACTAAAGAACATGCTAAAGATAACGCTGTACCCCACTGCCCTGCACCTGTTTCTGTTGTAAGACGTTCTACTCCATCTTTTTTAGCATAATATGCTTGTGCAATAGCAGTATTAAGTTTGTGACTTCCTGTTGGGGAATAATCTTCTCTCTTGTAATAAATCTTTGCAGGAGTATCTAAGTAATCTTCAAGTCCTTTGGCTCTAAATAGTGGACTTGGTCTTCCCATCATCTTATAAACGTTTCTTACTTCTTTTGGAATTTTGATCCATCGATCTTGTGACATTTCCTGCTCTAAAACACCTTTAGAGAATATTTTTGGCAAACTCTCCAGTTGTTTTCCTTCTTCAGTCTGATCTGGTGCGGGAAGTTCTACTGGTAAGTCAGCAGCTATGTTATACCATTTTTTTGGAATTTCTTTCTCTGATAACGTAACCTTATACATTTAATCACCATTTATCTTTGTATAAAATTATATACATTATGTACTATTTAAACCTTTATTGTACAAATATATACATTAGATTGTTTTTCTAAATTAGTATTTTTCTTAAATTGAGGGTTTATTATATATAAACATCTGGAAAGCTAAACTTTAAAGCCGTTTTCACTTGTAATTTCATACTATTTTCTTTTTTATGATGCATTTTTTAATTTCAAAACGTGAGCGACTAACTATGACGTTTTATTGATTGGTGTATTCTAATGAGGAGGAGAGAAAAATGTTTGAAACAAATAGAAAAATTACAGTCGTAGACGAACCCATATTCCAAGATTTTTGTATTGAGAGAGATATAAGAGAATCAAGTATTAAAGGTTATAAATATGCTTTACAGAAATATTCAAATTTTACAAACAAGACTTTAGAAGAATTAATTGATGAAGCAGAAGAAGAAAACGACTCAAGTATAAAATTACGTAAACGTAAAATTACTAAATATTTAAGAAATTATAAATTAAGACTTGAAGAATTAGATATGGCTGATAAATCTAGGAAACAAAATATGGTTTTAGTAACATCATTCTACAGGTATTTTGATATAGATTTACCTAAATCTAATGGGAGAAAGTCCAGAAATTTACGGAAACTACAAACAATAGATGATTTGCCTACTATGGATGAAATCCAAAGATTTCTTGAATATTGTAATAGTACATATAAAGCGATAGTATTAACAGGTTTAAGCTCTGGAATGGGCAGCGCAGAAAAAGCTAGTTTGACATTTGAACACTTTTTTAAAGCAATAGATATGTTTCCTTATCCTGAAACCTTACCAGAAATTATAGATAAAGCTAAAGCAAAAGGAAATATAGTACTTAAATGGTATATTATTAGAATCAAGACAGGTAATCCATACTTTACGTTCAGTAGCCCTGAATCTTTAGATCGTATAATAATTTATTTAGAAGAGTTACATCATAAACACCCAGAATATAATCCAAAGCCTAAAGATCGATTATTCAGGAGTATATATTCAAATAAACCTCTTAAACCGAATAATATGTGTAGCATGTTTAATTATATAAATAGAACTAAGGGTTTTAGACGTGTAGATAATCACTATGTAATAAAGAATCACACCCTACGTAAATATTTTGCAACCACTCTTGAAAATATGAAAGTTCCGCACTTAACCACTAGAAAGTTAATGGGTCATAATATAGATTCAGTTACTAATACATATTTCAAAACAGATGTTGAAATTCTTAAAAAAGATTATTTAGAAGCATTAGATAAATTAACAACAAATAAGGTTCAAATAAAGGTTATAGATAAAAATCAAGAACTTAAAGATGAGTTTGATAGTTTAAAGGCACTTGTATTAAAAAGTGGCAATTTATTTCCAGAACAGAAAGATTTATATCTTAAAGAAGAGTTAAAAGAACAGTTAGAGTTTGATAAAAGATATGCTAATGATAAAGCATTTAGAGAAGATTTACTAGAAAAAGAACGAGAATACAAACTAAATTTGATAAACAATGGGTATAATAACGCTGTTGGATAATGAGTGAAAAATGCTACAAATAGTAGCAACATCACTACTTTTTTTTAAACTATCCTGACAAAACATTTAGAATTTTTTCGACTTCCAGATCCATTTATTTTCCTAAAATATAGACACTGTATAATGATGATAGTGTAAAAAGAATATACTTTCAAAGTATCATTAACCATCCACATTCAAAGAATTTTCAGATCATTAAGTTTAGGTTCAACCAAAATCATGATAAATCATGATAAATGGTAACAAAGGTAACAAAATATTTGCATTTTTAATTCGGAGAAAAAAAGTTTTAAAATAGACTAAATAATTTTACGAATTGAAATCACGATTTTTTTGTTACTTTTGTTACTTTTAGAATATTGGTGAAAGGGTGTTTCATGAAATAGTAAAATAGAACTAAGTCCTAGAAGGGCTTAAGATGGTATATAAAGAAGTATTTGATTTATAATGGTCTTAATATATTGGATGAATTCTTATTTAAAAGCTTAAAAATGTTTAATAGTTGAATATAGAAATTAAAGGTCGTATAGGATGTTTTTAAATTTGTTTTTATAGCTGATAGTCTAAGCCAATGCACCGGACAAACGTGTTTTTGAAAATTCTGTAACTTTTGAAAATTAATATACGGTGATTTATAATGATTTATCATGATACATTTGTATCTGTTTTGACATAAAACTTAATGCTGTTAGATTCTTTCTTTTAATCTGTACCTCTCGAAAATATAAGTTTTTATTAAATGGATACTTCGGTTACTTTATTTAAAATCACTATCAACATACAGCGTTTATTTAATTGAAAGAATTAGTATAATAAGTGGTTAAGTTTTAATGTTCTATTTGTAATGTTTCATCTATATGTAATAGTTTATTTTTAGAGTTCTTTTCAGGTTTAAAGTGGTAGTATAGATTTTTTTCTGGAATAGTGGGAGTTAAAGACGCTGTTTATTTTTTGTGTGGTAAGTACACCTGTATTACACCTATTAAAGAATAGTCTTACCTTTTTTAGTGGTTCTATTTTATACTTTAAGAAATAGCTATTAAAATTATGCAATTAAACCACTATTAAACTGATAATTATCTTATGACTTTCAATTTAATTATATATCTTTGTTTTTATATCCTTATCTTGTAATATCTCAAATTAGGTCTATTGGGACATCGGTATGTCCGTATAGCATAAATTTAGAAAAAATGAAGGGTACTATCAATAATAAGACTTTTTTAAAAAAACTGGTTTAACTTAAAGTAAATGATATTTCCAATTAATTTAATTACTTGTATAATTACCTTTATATACTAGTTTAGTAAAATTGCAAGTGTAAAAATCATTATAAATCATTATAAATTATTTAATTATTTTTTTACTACTTTTTAGAATCTTTTAATGCTAATTTGATTAACCAAATAAGAAGATCATAGACTATAAAGAAAAGGTACAACCACCGACCAGCTTAAAAAAAGCCAAGTATACCCCTCATAAATACCTCTTTCTAAACATTTATACCATAAACCACCTTAAAAATCGAGTGTCAGAAAGATATATGATAAATAAAACATTAAAACCCTTATTTATAATTCATTCTATTTTAATATCAGTTTTAAACTTTATACCACCACTGAATTAATGAAAAATATACGATTCAAGCTTTTTTTATAAATTTTATATTTTTTTAGATTATAAAATTCGATGTCGAGTTGGTTACATTAAATTATCTTTACACCATAAAATTATAGGACTTATGATCATAAATTCTTTTTAATTAAGTCTATCTTTAAGTATTCTACATCAGTTTATATTTTTTAGCTTTTTTCATCCTTCCTCATCAACAGGGTCTTATTTTTTGGTACTTTTTCAGGTTTTTTAAAATATAAATTAACTATGACGTTTTAGTGATTGGACCATATATATTGAGGGCTGTCTTACCTGAGGTGATTGGACCATATATATTGTGGGGCGATATTATGAGAAGTAATTGGAAATATTGTAAACATTGCAAAAAAGCTTTTTATGGCCAGTATAATAAGCTTTATTGTAGTGATAAATGCAGGAAAAAGGCACATTATAGGTCTAAAAAGCCTTTAGAATTTAAAACGTGTGTTAAATGTGGAACTGAATTTAAACCAAGACACAATAACCAAACACGTTGTGTTAAATGTTCTAGATATATTATATTTTAAATCGTATTTTTAAACCGTCTAATTTACAGCAGTAATAATAATATCAATTTTGTAATATTTTTCTAAATACTTGTTTTTATTTCTTCTTTGTTATTTTAAAGGTCTAATAGTTATTATATAACATGTGTTATAAAGCTGATTTTAAATCTAAATGTTATTATAGCGTGGGGAGAATGAGAGTAAATATTTTTTATAAGTTTATTTTTTTAGTAAGTAATCTTCCGAAAGACATGTCAAATAGTCTTTTATTAACCAGAAGGTTATGATTAGAAACCTCTTTAGGTTAGTATTCTTATTTAAAGTTGAACACCTAAAGGGGCTAGTCTATGACTAGAAATAAAGCATGTCTTCTTTTATTGTAAACGAGCATTACACATTTTAAATGGTTTTTTAATGGTTTAAACTGTTTAATTCCATTTATTTTTTATTTTTTTTGTGAAGCTTAATAAAGAAATATATAAGTAAAAGGAAGACTAAAAAGAACGGAGGTATTGTTTATGGTAGAAAACAGAGAGAATAGAAGTCCTTTAACATTTGGAGAGATAGTTAGGACACTAAAGGCGGATATAACCTTGAATATATACGAATTAACCTATAAACTCAATTGTAGTGATGGGGTTATATATAGAAGGATAGTAGAATCTGAAACAGGTATTAGAGGTCTTTCAGGTCTTAAACAAGCTATAAGAGAAGGGAGAATTTAATTTCCCTTTAATTTACACTTTTTAAGGCAGTGATAACATGAGGATTATTAAAAACACTAGAACAGGTAACTACAAGTCTAAAGATGTAATAGATAAGATTTTACTTGAAGAAAGGAAGCGTATTCAGGAAAATGAACGCAAATCTAAGGATATTTTATAAAGAAGAGGTGGTTTTACATGGTAAGTAAAGAAAAAGAAATAGAGTTCCCAGATTATAATTATAACAGAGTTAAAAAGGGTTTATTAGAAAGTGGACAAGGTCATGGGCTTTTAAAGATAGAAAAGAGGAATAAAGACGATAAGTCTTAAGGAGGTGTTTTAAATGTTCGTTTCTGATAAAGAACTTACCGAAATATATAAGAATGATCTAGAAATTATTAGAAATTGGTCGGTTAAAGTTTTTAAGGCTGATACTGTACTTTATAAGCAAATGGGATTAATTTTAAGGGATTATAAAGAAGGATCAGAATCTAAGTTTTTAGGTTCGGAATATATGAAACTTATGGAAGACTTTAAAGCTAAAACAGATAAAAAAACTAAGTTTTTTAGTATAAGGGGGATACATTTACGAAATAGGAAAATCATAGTTAGTATAAGCCGTAAGGACGAAATAGACTATTCAGTAATGTATAATATAGGTTAAACCTATAATTTTACTTTTTTTATGATTTTCATTAACGAAATAAGAAAGAGAATAAGAATGAGGATAATATGATAAAGGATTTTGACAGACAAAGAAGGGTTTTAACTACTTTAAATGAGGGGGAATGCAAATGGTATTAAAAGATTGGTCAAGAGAATTGCTTGAAGAATTATATGGTAGTGATTTAGAGTTGATGGAGATAGTTAGGCGTTTACCTGGCTGTACTTATGAAGAAGCAAGGGTGATTCTTGAAGTTGAAAAGTGCTTCAGATTAGGGAAATTAAGAGAAAACGAATACTAATTTAATAAGATACTCATTTTTTTTTAATTTATTTATTTTTTGTAGTATTCTCTAATTAATTTGCATTTTGAAGCTTGTTTTTATATATTTTTTATTAGATTTTTTCCAAACAACTTCATTATACAGTGTTATATCCGATTTTAAGCTTTTATAGTCTTCAGAAATTAACTGTTTCATTTTAGTGATTAGTGCATTATAATGAGGGAAGATTTTAAGAAGGTGGTTTAATATGAATGAGAATGGATTTAAATTTACTGAAGTTTTTAATTATGCTAAAAAGATAGCATTATCATCTAAAGATCAAGTAAGGTATGGTGGAAATCCTAAAGCACCATGTGTTGACTGGGATAAACAGCCAGATGATTATAAAGGATTTAATGATAATAATTATGGTACTGCTATTGTTTGTGATTATATTAATGACTTAAATCAGTATTTAGTAGTAATTGATTTAGATGTTCCTAAACATGATGATCATATACCTATAGATGTTTTAAAGGAATGTATACAGTTTGCAATTAATGACACCTATAGTGTTAAATCTGCTTCTGGTGGTTATCATATTTACTTATTATCTGAGAAAAAACCAATAGCTAAACAACCAAAGCTAAATATTGATTATAAGCATAACGGATACATAATAGCTGATTATAGGTATAATAAAGCTGGTGATAAGGAATATTATACTAAATTAGAAGAATCTCCAGAGATTATTTATTCAGTTGAAAACGCAGATGTAGTTTTAAACAAGCTATTAACAGATTTAGAAGATAAAGGACATTCTTTAACTCCTAAAACTGAATATTTAAACCAAATAGCTACGATTATAACTAAAAATCTACGTAAAGGAAATAGAAACGATCTAGTATTTTATTTATCTGGTTATTTAAGAAAGAAATCCTTTGATCATGACACAACTACTCAAATAGTTAGAATTGCTTTTAAGGACGATGAAGAGCTAACAGAAAGACTTCAAGTAGTAAATAGAGCTTACAAACAAGATATGCACAGATTAAATGGGTGGAAGGGATTAAATAAACATTTAAATAGTTCAGACTTAAAGGAATTAGAAGCTCTAGTGGGTGGTGATGAATTAAGTCTAAAAAACAATATTATGAGAACTTTAGCTAAACAAGTAGAACCAAAACCGAAATTACTAGCTAACTACTTAAACAGCGAATTAACACTTTATAAAGACCCTAAGCTAATGAAATACTATGAAAGGAAAGAAGACGGAACTATAATAGAAATAAACAGTATAAGAATCGAAGAATTTATGAATGGTGTTTTTGGTAATAATCAAATAACAGCGTCTAAATGTAAATCTATGCTTAATTATGTGACTAATCACATTAAACGAAACTATGATATTATATTATTTAATAATGGTTATTTAAATACACGAACTAGAGAATTTAATCCTAATAAATCTGAATTAGAAGAAATACCAAAGCTTTCACTACCTTTTAATTACAATAGCGAAGCTAAAGAAGGGAGAATTAAAACACTGTTAGATGACATATTAAATAATCCTAAATATCCAAACGATAAGGAATTATGGCTTAGAGTAGTAGGACACGCTTTTATTGGTGCTAATCGAATAGGTAAGATGGTTATGGTACAAGGAGAATCAGGTACAGGAAAAAGTACACTTTCTACTATACTAAAACGGGTTTTTACAGGATCTTTTTCAGAAGTAAAGACACAAGCAATAGTTAGGAATGAAAGATTTACTTTACATTCTTTAATCGGTAATTCAATTAATATAGATGATGATATAGCAAATGGTATGTTGAAAGGTATAGGAAATCTAAACACTTTAATTACTGGAAACGGTCTAGAAGTTGAAATTAAAGGAGAAAACCGAAAGATACAAGCAGAAGCCGAACAAATACCGAAATTATTTGCTAATGGTAACACTTTACCTCCTATTGTTGGAACGGGTATAGAAAGAAGGCTTTTATTAATACATGCCAACAATCAGATAAGCTACGAGAAAAAGGACGACTACTTACAAGCAGATATACTTTCAGGTAAATATGATAAAGATGGAATCGAATGGCTAATATATACAGCTATTAATCTATATTTAGATATGCAAGACGAACCATTAACCAATAAAGCAGAAGAGGAACGAATGAAAAGAGAATATGATTATAAAGCTTATCCACTTAAATGTGCAATAGAAGAGATATTTGAAGATTCTTACGAAGAAATGGATTATATAGATAGGAAAGATGTTTATAAATATCTTAAACAATGGTCTAAACAAGCATATAAGAAAGGGTTAATAAGTTCAGAACACCGGAAACCTTCGGCTCAACAAATAAACAAAGCAATGGATAAATCAGGATACTCCCACAGACAGAAAAAGGTAAATCTGGGATCTTTAAGAGTATACGAAGACATAAGACTTAAAGACCATTATAAACAGAAATTCACACCTGAAACAAACCAACAAGACCAAATAACATTAATAGAAGCCTAAACACCTTTTTTAATATTTATTATTAGGTAAAGAAAACACACTTATTTTTACTTTCTCAGGTAATCAAACATGCTAAAAAATTTTTTTATGGCTTTTAATCTAGTTTAAAAAATTAACTTTTGGTAAACGGATAGGAGAAATTTTAAATATATAAAAATAACAATATAAACCTTCAATGGGGTAAAATGTATGGATATTGAAGAAAAATGGATAAAGGATAATTGGAATATAGAAGAGATAGATTTAATTTCAGATACATATTATATATCCTTTTGGCTAAAAGAAGATTTAAAAAAGTTCATTGATAAATGTTTTGAATATGACATTCCAATGACTTTTTCGCCACCGTACGCCTTAGCTATACCCAAATATAAACTTAAACTGTTAATAAAAAAAATTGAAAACAATGAAAAAGTTAAGGAGCAAAAGTTTTCTCAGGAAAGTCCTCTTTCATTACTTCATTAATTTCAGGATCCCCAATATCGGTAATTCCTTTTACATCCTTTATTTTATCCATTAAATCAAGAGTTCTTAGTTTTGCATTTCTAATAATAGTATCATAAGTACTAGGATAAACCTTAATCATGTTACCTATAATTTCTTCATCTTTATTATCCTCATCAACTTTAGAACCAAGCACATAACAAACTATTTTAGTATCTTTTTGAAGTTTTCCATGTTTTTTAAGTTTTTTTACATAAAATCTAGCTTGATTCATTTCTTCATAGCTTATGGTAGAATTTCCTTTTTTGAGTTCAATAACCAATACTTTTCTATATCCAACTACTTGAGAATCTTTTAATTTGTTACTACCATATATATTCCATATATCTCCCTCAGGAGTAGCAACTAAATCAGGCCTTTTATTAGAACCATCAAATTTTTTAATATCTACACCTAAAACCTCTCTAAGAGCTTTTTTTAATGATTTGTTTGATGTAAAGTTAGTAGTACCTTCATATTCAGGGCCAAACATCCATAGACCAGTTTCAAATAAAGGTTGTAATTGAGGTAGTTCTAGCGTTTCAATATCATCAACTAACATTTCAAGTTTAGAAATTATTTCCAATCTCCAATAAAGTTCACCTAAAACCGTATAGGCATCTTCTACGCTCCATTTATCTAAAATTTCTACTAATTTATCCATATCTTTGTAATCTAATTCTACAAGTTTATCAAGTAATTCGTGTTTTCGATTAGATTCTTCCATAGTTACTAATATAGATACAATTTTGGATAGATCTTCGGGTTTTATTGAGCATTGATTAATTACTTCATCTATGAAACGGCCTACTTCTTCTTGAGATA is a window of Methanobacterium sp. DNA encoding:
- a CDS encoding TrpB-like pyridoxal phosphate-dependent enzyme codes for the protein MYKVTLSEKEIPKKWYNIAADLPVELPAPDQTEEGKQLESLPKIFSKGVLEQEMSQDRWIKIPKEVRNVYKMMGRPSPLFRAKGLEDYLDTPAKIYYKREDYSPTGSHKLNTAIAQAYYAKKDGVERLTTETGAGQWGTALSLACSLVGLDCTVYMVNVSFTQKPYRKTIMQIYDGEVIPSPSNKTEFGRKILANDPNHPGSLGIAISEAMEDALNDDSTYYSLGSVLNHVMLHQTVIGLETKKQMEKIGEDPDVIVGCVGGGSNFAGATFPFVKDQLDGKINCKFIAAEPSSCPTLTKGEYMYDFGDTAGLTPLLKMYTLGHEFVPPSVHAGGLRYHGMSSQVSLLLHEGIIEARSVGQNDIFKSGTTFAKCEGVVPAPETCHAIKVGMDEALECKKNKEEKNIIINFSGHGMLDLKGYDDYINDNLPG
- a CDS encoding site-specific integrase; amino-acid sequence: MFETNRKITVVDEPIFQDFCIERDIRESSIKGYKYALQKYSNFTNKTLEELIDEAEEENDSSIKLRKRKITKYLRNYKLRLEELDMADKSRKQNMVLVTSFYRYFDIDLPKSNGRKSRNLRKLQTIDDLPTMDEIQRFLEYCNSTYKAIVLTGLSSGMGSAEKASLTFEHFFKAIDMFPYPETLPEIIDKAKAKGNIVLKWYIIRIKTGNPYFTFSSPESLDRIIIYLEELHHKHPEYNPKPKDRLFRSIYSNKPLKPNNMCSMFNYINRTKGFRRVDNHYVIKNHTLRKYFATTLENMKVPHLTTRKLMGHNIDSVTNTYFKTDVEILKKDYLEALDKLTTNKVQIKVIDKNQELKDEFDSLKALVLKSGNLFPEQKDLYLKEELKEQLEFDKRYANDKAFREDLLEKEREYKLNLINNGYNNAVG